The following proteins are co-located in the Ancylothrix sp. D3o genome:
- a CDS encoding Rpn family recombination-promoting nuclease/putative transposase: protein MRTDTLFYQIFQTMPEVLFELTGQPASEAEGYQFQSVELKETAKRIDGVLLPPEEAEKQIYFAEVQFQSDKDLYYRLFTEIFLYIGQKKATQDWRAIAIYAQRSIEPEIPRPYQWLITASPHVYRVYLDELGDSAYQSVGLGLIKLIVEAQENAIEKARQLYETVQARIEDQASQRRVLQLIETILITKLPLTREEVEAMFSLDELKNTRYFQQVAEEYRREGLQQGVQQGKLESVPRLLQLGLTVAQIAGALQLDIEVVRRIAQQQPNNSDNE, encoded by the coding sequence ATGCGAACAGATACACTGTTTTACCAAATATTTCAAACAATGCCGGAGGTGTTATTTGAACTAACCGGCCAGCCGGCATCCGAGGCAGAAGGTTATCAATTTCAATCAGTGGAATTGAAAGAAACTGCTAAAAGAATTGATGGAGTTTTACTGCCCCCAGAAGAAGCAGAGAAACAGATTTATTTTGCCGAAGTTCAGTTTCAAAGCGATAAGGATTTATATTACCGACTTTTTACAGAGATATTTCTGTATATAGGACAGAAAAAAGCTACTCAAGATTGGAGAGCAATTGCAATTTACGCGCAGCGGAGTATAGAGCCAGAAATACCGCGCCCTTACCAGTGGTTAATTACGGCTTCTCCTCATGTTTATCGAGTGTATTTGGATGAGTTAGGAGATTCTGCATATCAGTCGGTGGGTTTGGGATTAATAAAACTGATTGTTGAGGCTCAGGAAAATGCTATTGAGAAAGCCAGACAACTATATGAAACAGTGCAGGCAAGAATTGAAGATCAAGCAAGCCAACGTCGAGTGTTACAATTGATAGAGACAATTTTGATTACTAAACTTCCATTAACACGAGAGGAGGTAGAAGCGATGTTTAGTTTAGATGAGTTAAAAAATACTCGGTATTTCCAACAAGTTGCGGAAGAATATCGCCGAGAAGGTTTGCAACAAGGTGTGCAACAAGGCAAGTTAGAAAGTGTACCAAGATTATTACAATTAGGATTAACAGTGGCACAAATTGCTGGCGCTTTGCAGTTAGATATTGAAGTAGTCAGGAGAATTGCTCAACAACAGCCTAACAATTCAGACAATGAATAA
- a CDS encoding branched-chain amino acid ABC transporter permease, protein MDLTLFFQQILNGLSIGSVYAIFAIGYTLIFSILGIINFAHGALFTLGAYFTYSLMGNSFGFNGLLANVKLPIALPFWLALLIGSALAGLVGVAIERIAFRPLRRRGSDPLLTVVSSLGVALVIVNLIQFLVGAESYTFPSDTYGNLPAAINFGSADKPIPIRTVQIVIFFVSLFFVSVITVFINGTKYGKAMKAVAEEPVTASLLGINTDFYIVLTFFISSFLAGVAGTLVGSSVSIAGPYFGIAFGLKGLAVIVLGGLGSIPGAIVGGMVIGLVEAFVPADASAYKDAFAFAILFIMLLVRPQGLLGRRFIQKV, encoded by the coding sequence ATGGATCTGACTCTTTTTTTCCAACAAATTCTCAACGGATTATCAATTGGCAGTGTCTACGCAATTTTTGCCATAGGCTACACGCTGATTTTCTCAATTTTAGGAATCATCAACTTTGCACACGGTGCTTTATTCACTCTTGGTGCATATTTTACTTACAGTTTAATGGGAAATTCCTTCGGTTTTAACGGCTTACTTGCTAATGTCAAACTGCCGATTGCTTTACCATTTTGGTTGGCTTTATTAATAGGAAGTGCGCTTGCCGGTTTAGTAGGAGTAGCCATCGAACGTATCGCTTTTCGTCCGTTGCGTCGCCGAGGTTCTGATCCGCTTTTAACGGTGGTTTCTAGTTTAGGTGTTGCTTTGGTTATTGTGAATTTGATTCAGTTTTTAGTGGGTGCAGAAAGTTATACTTTTCCTTCTGATACCTATGGAAATTTGCCGGCTGCGATTAATTTTGGAAGTGCCGATAAACCGATTCCTATTCGGACAGTTCAAATTGTGATTTTTTTTGTTTCGCTGTTTTTTGTTAGCGTTATAACAGTATTTATTAATGGTACCAAATATGGTAAAGCAATGAAAGCGGTGGCGGAGGAGCCGGTGACGGCGAGTTTGTTGGGAATTAATACGGATTTTTATATTGTTTTGACGTTTTTTATCAGTAGTTTTTTGGCGGGAGTTGCCGGCACTTTGGTAGGTTCAAGTGTTAGTATTGCCGGCCCTTATTTTGGGATTGCGTTTGGTTTAAAAGGTTTGGCTGTGATTGTTTTAGGCGGTTTAGGAAGTATTCCGGGGGCAATTGTTGGAGGTATGGTGATTGGTTTGGTGGAGGCATTTGTGCCGGCGGATGCTTCTGCTTATAAGGATGCTTTTGCCTTTGCAATTTTGTTTATTATGCTGTTAGTTAGACCGCAAGGTTTGTTAGGCCGGCGGTTTATTCAAAAGGTGTAG
- a CDS encoding ABC transporter ATP-binding protein: MIDSALTSHPETSATGTILEAKQLTRRFGGLVAVNDVSFSVKKNEIFGLIGPNGAGKTTLFNLITGLIPPSSGDLIYQGENISHCKPHQIASKGISRTFQNIRLFGDLSALENVMVARHLHNRGVKNPVLSCMIGLLGLPPAPLEEQKTQKKALELLHLVGLSDRAFEKAKNFPYGDQRRLEIARALAMEPQILLLDEPAAGMNPNEKHSLSEFVKNIRSQFNLTIILIEHHVPLVMGLCERIAVLDFGQLIALGDPANVRNNPAVIEAYLGDE; this comes from the coding sequence ATGATAGATTCTGCTTTAACTTCCCACCCCGAAACCTCAGCAACCGGCACAATTTTAGAAGCCAAACAATTAACGCGGAGATTTGGCGGTTTAGTTGCAGTAAATGATGTTTCTTTTTCTGTGAAGAAAAACGAAATATTCGGCTTAATTGGCCCCAATGGTGCCGGGAAAACCACCCTTTTTAACTTAATCACCGGCCTCATCCCCCCCTCCAGCGGCGACTTAATTTATCAAGGCGAAAATATTTCCCATTGCAAACCCCATCAAATTGCATCAAAAGGCATTTCTCGCACCTTTCAAAATATCCGCTTATTTGGCGATCTTTCAGCTTTAGAAAATGTCATGGTTGCCCGCCATTTACATAACCGAGGCGTCAAAAATCCTGTTTTATCTTGTATGATAGGCTTACTTGGTTTACCACCGGCACCTTTAGAAGAACAAAAAACCCAAAAAAAAGCCCTTGAATTATTGCACTTAGTAGGATTAAGTGACCGAGCCTTTGAAAAAGCAAAAAACTTTCCCTACGGCGATCAAAGACGCTTAGAAATTGCCCGCGCCTTGGCAATGGAACCGCAGATTTTATTATTAGATGAACCGGCAGCCGGTATGAACCCCAACGAAAAACACAGCTTAAGTGAATTTGTTAAAAATATCCGTTCCCAGTTCAATTTAACGATAATTTTAATTGAACATCATGTGCCTTTAGTAATGGGTTTATGCGAACGAATTGCTGTGTTAGACTTCGGACAATTAATTGCATTAGGTGACCCCGCCAACGTC
- a CDS encoding branched-chain amino acid ABC transporter permease — MNDFLNTYGFLIVSMLLGALLGLSLYLPLMTGQLSLASPGFYALGGYIAAILATKVFPTTAGPFPISLLLLEMLISAIICGILGIFVGIPALRLRGIYLAIATIAFGEVLRVLALNLEITGGAVGIFGIPQPFSTAIEYLWVAIPLLIITMILIYRLERIRVGRAFTAIREDELAAGAMGINPTYYKVLAFTLGAILAGVVGAVSAHLLNTWNPRQGTFDSSVIYLTFVLIGGTKTFVGPVLGGIVFTALPEILRSLADIGGLPTWLDQFLRRDGRQIIFGLLLILGTIFFPQGLVTPNLWNRRQRKTQPQDKPIL; from the coding sequence ATGAATGATTTTTTAAACACCTACGGATTTCTGATTGTATCAATGTTGCTGGGAGCGTTGCTGGGGTTATCCCTTTATTTACCCCTAATGACCGGCCAATTATCTCTTGCTAGTCCGGGGTTTTATGCCTTGGGTGGCTATATTGCCGCCATTTTAGCAACAAAAGTTTTCCCAACAACTGCCGGCCCCTTTCCCATTTCTCTGCTACTTTTAGAAATGTTAATAAGCGCTATTATTTGTGGCATATTAGGCATATTTGTAGGCATACCGGCCCTGCGATTGCGCGGCATTTATTTAGCCATCGCCACCATCGCTTTTGGTGAAGTTTTACGAGTTTTAGCACTCAATTTAGAAATCACCGGCGGCGCAGTTGGTATTTTTGGCATACCCCAACCTTTTAGCACTGCAATTGAGTATTTATGGGTAGCAATTCCCTTACTCATAATTACCATGATTTTAATTTATCGGCTCGAACGTATCCGCGTCGGACGCGCTTTTACTGCCATTAGAGAAGATGAATTAGCAGCCGGTGCAATGGGAATTAACCCGACTTATTATAAAGTTTTGGCTTTTACTCTTGGAGCCATTTTAGCCGGCGTTGTCGGCGCAGTGAGCGCTCATTTATTGAATACTTGGAACCCCCGACAAGGCACATTTGATTCCAGCGTTATTTACCTGACTTTTGTATTAATTGGTGGTACAAAAACCTTTGTTGGGCCGGTGTTAGGCGGAATTGTTTTTACCGCACTTCCCGAAATTTTGCGCTCCCTCGCAGATATTGGCGGTTTACCAACTTGGTTAGACCAATTTTTGCGAAGAGATGGCCGGCAAATTATCTTTGGTTTATTGTTAATATTAGGGACAATCTTTTTCCCCCAAGGTCTAGTAACTCCCAATTTGTGGAACCGCCGGCAACGTAAAACCCAACCCCAAGATAAGCCAATTTTATGA